One window of the Canis aureus isolate CA01 chromosome 1, VMU_Caureus_v.1.0, whole genome shotgun sequence genome contains the following:
- the KASH5 gene encoding protein KASH5 isoform X2 → MDVPEGQAGGPAAKMYLWDQLEEGSLGTLLSLEEQILNSMFEACDTQRTGIVAVTHVLAYLEAVTGRGPQDTRLRTLACNLDPNGEGPQATVDLDTFLAVMRDWIAACQLDGGLELEEETAFEGALTSQQPPSGCPEAEEPANLESFGGEDPRPEIRASSPHCSHPLPRLGRWRVVACDQPFPDLRPATADLLSSLEDLELSNRRLAGENAKLQRSVETAEEGATRLGEEITALRRQLRSTQQALQCAKAVNEELEDLKTLAKNLEEQNRRLLAQARQTEKEQQHLVAEMETLQEENGKLLAERDGVKRRSEELATEKEALKWQLCECERLICQRDAVLSERTHHAEGLAKTLEEYRTTTQELRLEISHLEEKLSQTQEGPDELSEGAQVRRVGWTRLLPPSLGVEIEAIQQKGLLLSQKQEVAAAALSSPLCGVWQWEEVAIETDEEAEFPSKAPTGAQRNFQGEPAHPHGGRQEQSMWLPRSENEEEVEPQTTTPLQPCEEGTVMDPVQQDSLPIPLGDPHPGDIPGSPPESPAEPELQQALVPVVKELVPVRRPVWGQVHGQLCLPTMYHQPLRVPRHPLIPVPVLGLLLLLLLSILLLGQSPPPTWPHLQLCYLQPPPV, encoded by the exons TGTACCTCTGGGACCAGCtggaggaggggagcctggggacgCTGCTGAGCTTGGAGGAGCAAATACTCAACTCTATGTTCGAAGCTTGTGACACCCAAAGGACAG GCATTGTGGCTGTGACCCATGTGCTAGCCTACCTGGAGGCTGTGACAGGCCGTGGCCCCCAGGATACACGCCTCCGAACACTGGCCTGCAACCTGGACCCCAATGGGGAGGGTCCTCAGGCCACTGTGGACTTGGACACCTTCCTTGCCGTCATGCGAGACTGGATCGCTGCCTGTCAGTTGGATGG GGGATTAGAGCTGGAAGAGGAGACAGCCTTTGAGGGGGCCCTGACCTCCCAGCAACCGCCATCTG GATGCCCAGAAGCCGAGGAACCAGCCAACTTGGAGAGCTTCGGAGGCGAAGACCCCAGACCTGAGAT aaGAGCCTCATCTCCCCACTGCAGCCACCCCCTACCCCGCCTGGGAAGGTGGAGGGTTGTGGCCTGTGACCAGCCCTTCCCTGACCTCAGGCCCGCCACAGCTGACCTGCTGAGCAGCCTGGAGGACCTGGAGCTCAGCAACCGCAGGCTGGCTGGGGAGAACGCCAAGCTCCAGCGCAGCGTGGAGACAGCTGAAGAGGGGGCCACACGCCTGGGTGAGGAGATCACAGCCCTGCGCAGGCAACTTCGCAG tACCCAGCAGGCTCTGCAGTGTGCCAAGGCTGTGAATGAGGAGCTGGAGGACCTGAAGACTCTGGCCAAGAACCTGGAGGAACAGAATCGCAGGCTCCTGGCCCAGGCCCGGCAGACG GAAAAAGAGCAGCAGCATCTGGTGGCCGAGATGGAGACTCTGCAGGAGGAG aaCGGGAAGCTGCTGGCTGAACGGGATGGAGTCAAAAGGAGGAGTGAGGAGCTGGCCACAGAGAAGGAGGCTTTGAAG TGGCAGCTCTGTGAGTGTGAACGCCTCATTTGCCAACGAGATGCTGTCCTCTCCGAG CGCACTCACCACGCTGAGGGTCTGGCCAAGACGTTGGAGGAGTACAGAacaaccacccag GAACTGAGGCTGGAAATCTCACACCTGGAAGAGAAGCTGAGTCAGACCCAGGAGGGGCCAGACGA GCTATCAGAAGGGGCCCAAGTGAGAAGAGTGGGCTGGACCAGGCTGCTGCCCCCatcgctgggtgtagagattgagGCCATTCAGCAG AAAGGACTTCTCCTCTCCCAGAAACAAGAAGTGGCAGCCGCTGCTCTCTCAAGCCCTCTGTGTGGAGTGTGGCAGTGGGAGGAGGTTGCCATTGAGACGGATGAGGAAGCTGAGTTTCCCTCTAAAGCCCCAACTGGGGCACAG AGAAACTTCCAAGGAGAGCCAGCACACCCTCATGGAGGAAGACAGGAGCAATCAATGTG GTTGCCCAGAAGCGAGAATGAGGAGGAAGTAGAGCCCCAGACCACG ACTCCGCTTCAGCCCTGTGAGGAGGGTACTGTCATGGACCCTGTCCAGCAG GACAGTCTGCCTATCCCTCTGGGGGACCCTCATCCTGGAGACAtcccaggaagccctcctgaGAG CCCTGCTGAACCAGAGCTGCAGCAAGCCCTGGTGCCTGTGGTAAAAGAGCTGGTCCCAGTCAGGAGGCCAGTCTGGGGCCAGGTCCACGGCCAACTCTGCCTGCCCACCATGTACCACCAGCCTCTCAG GGTCCCTCGGCACCCGCTGATTCCGGTACCCGTCCtgggcctgctgctgctgctcctgctctccATCCTGCTGCTGGGCCagtccccgccccccacctggccccacctccagctctgcTACCTCCAGCCTCCTCCAGTGTGA
- the KASH5 gene encoding protein KASH5 isoform X1, with protein sequence MDVPEGQAGGPAAKMYLWDQLEEGSLGTLLSLEEQILNSMFEACDTQRTGIVAVTHVLAYLEAVTGRGPQDTRLRTLACNLDPNGEGPQATVDLDTFLAVMRDWIAACQLDGGLELEEETAFEGALTSQQPPSGCPEAEEPANLESFGGEDPRPEIRASSPHCSHPLPRLGRWRVVACDQPFPDLRPATADLLSSLEDLELSNRRLAGENAKLQRSVETAEEGATRLGEEITALRRQLRSTQQALQCAKAVNEELEDLKTLAKNLEEQNRRLLAQARQTEKEQQHLVAEMETLQEENGKLLAERDGVKRRSEELATEKEALKWQLCECERLICQRDAVLSERTHHAEGLAKTLEEYRTTTQELRLEISHLEEKLSQTQEGPDELSEGAQVRRVGWTRLLPPSLGVEIEAIQQKGLLLSQKQEVAAAALSSPLCGVWQWEEVAIETDEEAEFPSKAPTGAQRNFQGEPAHPHGGRQEQSMWLPRSENEEEVEPQTTTPLQPCEEGTVMDPVQQDSLPIPLGDPHPGDIPGSPPESSPAEPELQQALVPVVKELVPVRRPVWGQVHGQLCLPTMYHQPLRVPRHPLIPVPVLGLLLLLLLSILLLGQSPPPTWPHLQLCYLQPPPV encoded by the exons TGTACCTCTGGGACCAGCtggaggaggggagcctggggacgCTGCTGAGCTTGGAGGAGCAAATACTCAACTCTATGTTCGAAGCTTGTGACACCCAAAGGACAG GCATTGTGGCTGTGACCCATGTGCTAGCCTACCTGGAGGCTGTGACAGGCCGTGGCCCCCAGGATACACGCCTCCGAACACTGGCCTGCAACCTGGACCCCAATGGGGAGGGTCCTCAGGCCACTGTGGACTTGGACACCTTCCTTGCCGTCATGCGAGACTGGATCGCTGCCTGTCAGTTGGATGG GGGATTAGAGCTGGAAGAGGAGACAGCCTTTGAGGGGGCCCTGACCTCCCAGCAACCGCCATCTG GATGCCCAGAAGCCGAGGAACCAGCCAACTTGGAGAGCTTCGGAGGCGAAGACCCCAGACCTGAGAT aaGAGCCTCATCTCCCCACTGCAGCCACCCCCTACCCCGCCTGGGAAGGTGGAGGGTTGTGGCCTGTGACCAGCCCTTCCCTGACCTCAGGCCCGCCACAGCTGACCTGCTGAGCAGCCTGGAGGACCTGGAGCTCAGCAACCGCAGGCTGGCTGGGGAGAACGCCAAGCTCCAGCGCAGCGTGGAGACAGCTGAAGAGGGGGCCACACGCCTGGGTGAGGAGATCACAGCCCTGCGCAGGCAACTTCGCAG tACCCAGCAGGCTCTGCAGTGTGCCAAGGCTGTGAATGAGGAGCTGGAGGACCTGAAGACTCTGGCCAAGAACCTGGAGGAACAGAATCGCAGGCTCCTGGCCCAGGCCCGGCAGACG GAAAAAGAGCAGCAGCATCTGGTGGCCGAGATGGAGACTCTGCAGGAGGAG aaCGGGAAGCTGCTGGCTGAACGGGATGGAGTCAAAAGGAGGAGTGAGGAGCTGGCCACAGAGAAGGAGGCTTTGAAG TGGCAGCTCTGTGAGTGTGAACGCCTCATTTGCCAACGAGATGCTGTCCTCTCCGAG CGCACTCACCACGCTGAGGGTCTGGCCAAGACGTTGGAGGAGTACAGAacaaccacccag GAACTGAGGCTGGAAATCTCACACCTGGAAGAGAAGCTGAGTCAGACCCAGGAGGGGCCAGACGA GCTATCAGAAGGGGCCCAAGTGAGAAGAGTGGGCTGGACCAGGCTGCTGCCCCCatcgctgggtgtagagattgagGCCATTCAGCAG AAAGGACTTCTCCTCTCCCAGAAACAAGAAGTGGCAGCCGCTGCTCTCTCAAGCCCTCTGTGTGGAGTGTGGCAGTGGGAGGAGGTTGCCATTGAGACGGATGAGGAAGCTGAGTTTCCCTCTAAAGCCCCAACTGGGGCACAG AGAAACTTCCAAGGAGAGCCAGCACACCCTCATGGAGGAAGACAGGAGCAATCAATGTG GTTGCCCAGAAGCGAGAATGAGGAGGAAGTAGAGCCCCAGACCACG ACTCCGCTTCAGCCCTGTGAGGAGGGTACTGTCATGGACCCTGTCCAGCAG GACAGTCTGCCTATCCCTCTGGGGGACCCTCATCCTGGAGACAtcccaggaagccctcctgaGAG CAGCCCTGCTGAACCAGAGCTGCAGCAAGCCCTGGTGCCTGTGGTAAAAGAGCTGGTCCCAGTCAGGAGGCCAGTCTGGGGCCAGGTCCACGGCCAACTCTGCCTGCCCACCATGTACCACCAGCCTCTCAG GGTCCCTCGGCACCCGCTGATTCCGGTACCCGTCCtgggcctgctgctgctgctcctgctctccATCCTGCTGCTGGGCCagtccccgccccccacctggccccacctccagctctgcTACCTCCAGCCTCCTCCAGTGTGA
- the KASH5 gene encoding protein KASH5 isoform X5: protein MDVPEGQAGGPAAKMYLWDQLEEGSLGTLLSLEEQILNSMFEACDTQRTGIVAVTHVLAYLEAVTGRGPQDTRLRTLACNLDPNGEGPQATVDLDTFLAVMRDWIAACQLDGGLELEEETAFEGALTSQQPPSGCPEAEEPANLESFGGEDPRPEMPATADLLSSLEDLELSNRRLAGENAKLQRSVETAEEGATRLGEEITALRRQLRSTQQALQCAKAVNEELEDLKTLAKNLEEQNRRLLAQARQTEKEQQHLVAEMETLQEENGKLLAERDGVKRRSEELATEKEALKWQLCECERLICQRDAVLSERTHHAEGLAKTLEEYRTTTQELRLEISHLEEKLSQTQEGPDELSEGAQVRRVGWTRLLPPSLGVEIEAIQQKQEVAAAALSSPLCGVWQWEEVAIETDEEAEFPSKAPTGAQRNFQGEPAHPHGGRQEQSMWLPRSENEEEVEPQTTTPLQPCEEGTVMDPVQQDSLPIPLGDPHPGDIPGSPPESSPAEPELQQALVPVVKELVPVRRPVWGQVHGQLCLPTMYHQPLRVPRHPLIPVPVLGLLLLLLLSILLLGQSPPPTWPHLQLCYLQPPPV, encoded by the exons TGTACCTCTGGGACCAGCtggaggaggggagcctggggacgCTGCTGAGCTTGGAGGAGCAAATACTCAACTCTATGTTCGAAGCTTGTGACACCCAAAGGACAG GCATTGTGGCTGTGACCCATGTGCTAGCCTACCTGGAGGCTGTGACAGGCCGTGGCCCCCAGGATACACGCCTCCGAACACTGGCCTGCAACCTGGACCCCAATGGGGAGGGTCCTCAGGCCACTGTGGACTTGGACACCTTCCTTGCCGTCATGCGAGACTGGATCGCTGCCTGTCAGTTGGATGG GGGATTAGAGCTGGAAGAGGAGACAGCCTTTGAGGGGGCCCTGACCTCCCAGCAACCGCCATCTG GATGCCCAGAAGCCGAGGAACCAGCCAACTTGGAGAGCTTCGGAGGCGAAGACCCCAGACCTGAGAT GCCCGCCACAGCTGACCTGCTGAGCAGCCTGGAGGACCTGGAGCTCAGCAACCGCAGGCTGGCTGGGGAGAACGCCAAGCTCCAGCGCAGCGTGGAGACAGCTGAAGAGGGGGCCACACGCCTGGGTGAGGAGATCACAGCCCTGCGCAGGCAACTTCGCAG tACCCAGCAGGCTCTGCAGTGTGCCAAGGCTGTGAATGAGGAGCTGGAGGACCTGAAGACTCTGGCCAAGAACCTGGAGGAACAGAATCGCAGGCTCCTGGCCCAGGCCCGGCAGACG GAAAAAGAGCAGCAGCATCTGGTGGCCGAGATGGAGACTCTGCAGGAGGAG aaCGGGAAGCTGCTGGCTGAACGGGATGGAGTCAAAAGGAGGAGTGAGGAGCTGGCCACAGAGAAGGAGGCTTTGAAG TGGCAGCTCTGTGAGTGTGAACGCCTCATTTGCCAACGAGATGCTGTCCTCTCCGAG CGCACTCACCACGCTGAGGGTCTGGCCAAGACGTTGGAGGAGTACAGAacaaccacccag GAACTGAGGCTGGAAATCTCACACCTGGAAGAGAAGCTGAGTCAGACCCAGGAGGGGCCAGACGA GCTATCAGAAGGGGCCCAAGTGAGAAGAGTGGGCTGGACCAGGCTGCTGCCCCCatcgctgggtgtagagattgagGCCATTCAGCAG AAACAAGAAGTGGCAGCCGCTGCTCTCTCAAGCCCTCTGTGTGGAGTGTGGCAGTGGGAGGAGGTTGCCATTGAGACGGATGAGGAAGCTGAGTTTCCCTCTAAAGCCCCAACTGGGGCACAG AGAAACTTCCAAGGAGAGCCAGCACACCCTCATGGAGGAAGACAGGAGCAATCAATGTG GTTGCCCAGAAGCGAGAATGAGGAGGAAGTAGAGCCCCAGACCACG ACTCCGCTTCAGCCCTGTGAGGAGGGTACTGTCATGGACCCTGTCCAGCAG GACAGTCTGCCTATCCCTCTGGGGGACCCTCATCCTGGAGACAtcccaggaagccctcctgaGAG CAGCCCTGCTGAACCAGAGCTGCAGCAAGCCCTGGTGCCTGTGGTAAAAGAGCTGGTCCCAGTCAGGAGGCCAGTCTGGGGCCAGGTCCACGGCCAACTCTGCCTGCCCACCATGTACCACCAGCCTCTCAG GGTCCCTCGGCACCCGCTGATTCCGGTACCCGTCCtgggcctgctgctgctgctcctgctctccATCCTGCTGCTGGGCCagtccccgccccccacctggccccacctccagctctgcTACCTCCAGCCTCCTCCAGTGTGA
- the KASH5 gene encoding protein KASH5 isoform X3 — protein sequence MDVPEGQAGGPAAKMYLWDQLEEGSLGTLLSLEEQILNSMFEACDTQRTGIVAVTHVLAYLEAVTGRGPQDTRLRTLACNLDPNGEGPQATVDLDTFLAVMRDWIAACQLDGGLELEEETAFEGALTSQQPPSGCPEAEEPANLESFGGEDPRPEIRASSPHCSHPLPRLGRWRVVACDQPFPDLRPATADLLSSLEDLELSNRRLAGENAKLQRSVETAEEGATRLGEEITALRRQLRSTQQALQCAKAVNEELEDLKTLAKNLEEQNRRLLAQARQTEKEQQHLVAEMETLQEENGKLLAERDGVKRRSEELATEKEALKWQLCECERLICQRDAVLSERTHHAEGLAKTLEEYRTTTQELRLEISHLEEKLSQTQEGPDELSEGAQVRRVGWTRLLPPSLGVEIEAIQQKQEVAAAALSSPLCGVWQWEEVAIETDEEAEFPSKAPTGAQRNFQGEPAHPHGGRQEQSMWLPRSENEEEVEPQTTTPLQPCEEGTVMDPVQQDSLPIPLGDPHPGDIPGSPPESSPAEPELQQALVPVVKELVPVRRPVWGQVHGQLCLPTMYHQPLRVPRHPLIPVPVLGLLLLLLLSILLLGQSPPPTWPHLQLCYLQPPPV from the exons TGTACCTCTGGGACCAGCtggaggaggggagcctggggacgCTGCTGAGCTTGGAGGAGCAAATACTCAACTCTATGTTCGAAGCTTGTGACACCCAAAGGACAG GCATTGTGGCTGTGACCCATGTGCTAGCCTACCTGGAGGCTGTGACAGGCCGTGGCCCCCAGGATACACGCCTCCGAACACTGGCCTGCAACCTGGACCCCAATGGGGAGGGTCCTCAGGCCACTGTGGACTTGGACACCTTCCTTGCCGTCATGCGAGACTGGATCGCTGCCTGTCAGTTGGATGG GGGATTAGAGCTGGAAGAGGAGACAGCCTTTGAGGGGGCCCTGACCTCCCAGCAACCGCCATCTG GATGCCCAGAAGCCGAGGAACCAGCCAACTTGGAGAGCTTCGGAGGCGAAGACCCCAGACCTGAGAT aaGAGCCTCATCTCCCCACTGCAGCCACCCCCTACCCCGCCTGGGAAGGTGGAGGGTTGTGGCCTGTGACCAGCCCTTCCCTGACCTCAGGCCCGCCACAGCTGACCTGCTGAGCAGCCTGGAGGACCTGGAGCTCAGCAACCGCAGGCTGGCTGGGGAGAACGCCAAGCTCCAGCGCAGCGTGGAGACAGCTGAAGAGGGGGCCACACGCCTGGGTGAGGAGATCACAGCCCTGCGCAGGCAACTTCGCAG tACCCAGCAGGCTCTGCAGTGTGCCAAGGCTGTGAATGAGGAGCTGGAGGACCTGAAGACTCTGGCCAAGAACCTGGAGGAACAGAATCGCAGGCTCCTGGCCCAGGCCCGGCAGACG GAAAAAGAGCAGCAGCATCTGGTGGCCGAGATGGAGACTCTGCAGGAGGAG aaCGGGAAGCTGCTGGCTGAACGGGATGGAGTCAAAAGGAGGAGTGAGGAGCTGGCCACAGAGAAGGAGGCTTTGAAG TGGCAGCTCTGTGAGTGTGAACGCCTCATTTGCCAACGAGATGCTGTCCTCTCCGAG CGCACTCACCACGCTGAGGGTCTGGCCAAGACGTTGGAGGAGTACAGAacaaccacccag GAACTGAGGCTGGAAATCTCACACCTGGAAGAGAAGCTGAGTCAGACCCAGGAGGGGCCAGACGA GCTATCAGAAGGGGCCCAAGTGAGAAGAGTGGGCTGGACCAGGCTGCTGCCCCCatcgctgggtgtagagattgagGCCATTCAGCAG AAACAAGAAGTGGCAGCCGCTGCTCTCTCAAGCCCTCTGTGTGGAGTGTGGCAGTGGGAGGAGGTTGCCATTGAGACGGATGAGGAAGCTGAGTTTCCCTCTAAAGCCCCAACTGGGGCACAG AGAAACTTCCAAGGAGAGCCAGCACACCCTCATGGAGGAAGACAGGAGCAATCAATGTG GTTGCCCAGAAGCGAGAATGAGGAGGAAGTAGAGCCCCAGACCACG ACTCCGCTTCAGCCCTGTGAGGAGGGTACTGTCATGGACCCTGTCCAGCAG GACAGTCTGCCTATCCCTCTGGGGGACCCTCATCCTGGAGACAtcccaggaagccctcctgaGAG CAGCCCTGCTGAACCAGAGCTGCAGCAAGCCCTGGTGCCTGTGGTAAAAGAGCTGGTCCCAGTCAGGAGGCCAGTCTGGGGCCAGGTCCACGGCCAACTCTGCCTGCCCACCATGTACCACCAGCCTCTCAG GGTCCCTCGGCACCCGCTGATTCCGGTACCCGTCCtgggcctgctgctgctgctcctgctctccATCCTGCTGCTGGGCCagtccccgccccccacctggccccacctccagctctgcTACCTCCAGCCTCCTCCAGTGTGA
- the KASH5 gene encoding protein KASH5 isoform X7: MDVPEGQAGGPAAKMYLWDQLEEGSLGTLLSLEEQILNSMFEACDTQRTGIVAVTHVLAYLEAVTGRGPQDTRLRTLACNLDPNGEGPQATVDLDTFLAVMRDWIAACQLDGGLELEEETAFEGALTSQQPPSGCPEAEEPANLESFGGEDPRPEMPATADLLSSLEDLELSNRRLAGENAKLQRSVETAEEGATRLGEEITALRRQLRSTQQALQCAKAVNEELEDLKTLAKNLEEQNRRLLAQARQTEKEQQHLVAEMETLQEENGKLLAERDGVKRRSEELATEKEALKWQLCECERLICQRDAVLSERTHHAEGLAKTLEEYRTTTQELRLEISHLEEKLSQTQEGPDELSEGAQVRRVGWTRLLPPSLGVEIEAIQQKQEVAAAALSSPLCGVWQWEEVAIETDEEAEFPSKAPTGAQRNFQGEPAHPHGGRQEQSMWLPRSENEEEVEPQTTTPLQPCEEGTVMDPVQQDSLPIPLGDPHPGDIPGSPPESPAEPELQQALVPVVKELVPVRRPVWGQVHGQLCLPTMYHQPLRVPRHPLIPVPVLGLLLLLLLSILLLGQSPPPTWPHLQLCYLQPPPV, translated from the exons TGTACCTCTGGGACCAGCtggaggaggggagcctggggacgCTGCTGAGCTTGGAGGAGCAAATACTCAACTCTATGTTCGAAGCTTGTGACACCCAAAGGACAG GCATTGTGGCTGTGACCCATGTGCTAGCCTACCTGGAGGCTGTGACAGGCCGTGGCCCCCAGGATACACGCCTCCGAACACTGGCCTGCAACCTGGACCCCAATGGGGAGGGTCCTCAGGCCACTGTGGACTTGGACACCTTCCTTGCCGTCATGCGAGACTGGATCGCTGCCTGTCAGTTGGATGG GGGATTAGAGCTGGAAGAGGAGACAGCCTTTGAGGGGGCCCTGACCTCCCAGCAACCGCCATCTG GATGCCCAGAAGCCGAGGAACCAGCCAACTTGGAGAGCTTCGGAGGCGAAGACCCCAGACCTGAGAT GCCCGCCACAGCTGACCTGCTGAGCAGCCTGGAGGACCTGGAGCTCAGCAACCGCAGGCTGGCTGGGGAGAACGCCAAGCTCCAGCGCAGCGTGGAGACAGCTGAAGAGGGGGCCACACGCCTGGGTGAGGAGATCACAGCCCTGCGCAGGCAACTTCGCAG tACCCAGCAGGCTCTGCAGTGTGCCAAGGCTGTGAATGAGGAGCTGGAGGACCTGAAGACTCTGGCCAAGAACCTGGAGGAACAGAATCGCAGGCTCCTGGCCCAGGCCCGGCAGACG GAAAAAGAGCAGCAGCATCTGGTGGCCGAGATGGAGACTCTGCAGGAGGAG aaCGGGAAGCTGCTGGCTGAACGGGATGGAGTCAAAAGGAGGAGTGAGGAGCTGGCCACAGAGAAGGAGGCTTTGAAG TGGCAGCTCTGTGAGTGTGAACGCCTCATTTGCCAACGAGATGCTGTCCTCTCCGAG CGCACTCACCACGCTGAGGGTCTGGCCAAGACGTTGGAGGAGTACAGAacaaccacccag GAACTGAGGCTGGAAATCTCACACCTGGAAGAGAAGCTGAGTCAGACCCAGGAGGGGCCAGACGA GCTATCAGAAGGGGCCCAAGTGAGAAGAGTGGGCTGGACCAGGCTGCTGCCCCCatcgctgggtgtagagattgagGCCATTCAGCAG AAACAAGAAGTGGCAGCCGCTGCTCTCTCAAGCCCTCTGTGTGGAGTGTGGCAGTGGGAGGAGGTTGCCATTGAGACGGATGAGGAAGCTGAGTTTCCCTCTAAAGCCCCAACTGGGGCACAG AGAAACTTCCAAGGAGAGCCAGCACACCCTCATGGAGGAAGACAGGAGCAATCAATGTG GTTGCCCAGAAGCGAGAATGAGGAGGAAGTAGAGCCCCAGACCACG ACTCCGCTTCAGCCCTGTGAGGAGGGTACTGTCATGGACCCTGTCCAGCAG GACAGTCTGCCTATCCCTCTGGGGGACCCTCATCCTGGAGACAtcccaggaagccctcctgaGAG CCCTGCTGAACCAGAGCTGCAGCAAGCCCTGGTGCCTGTGGTAAAAGAGCTGGTCCCAGTCAGGAGGCCAGTCTGGGGCCAGGTCCACGGCCAACTCTGCCTGCCCACCATGTACCACCAGCCTCTCAG GGTCCCTCGGCACCCGCTGATTCCGGTACCCGTCCtgggcctgctgctgctgctcctgctctccATCCTGCTGCTGGGCCagtccccgccccccacctggccccacctccagctctgcTACCTCCAGCCTCCTCCAGTGTGA
- the KASH5 gene encoding protein KASH5 isoform X6 produces MFEACDTQRTGIVAVTHVLAYLEAVTGRGPQDTRLRTLACNLDPNGEGPQATVDLDTFLAVMRDWIAACQLDGGLELEEETAFEGALTSQQPPSGCPEAEEPANLESFGGEDPRPEIRASSPHCSHPLPRLGRWRVVACDQPFPDLRPATADLLSSLEDLELSNRRLAGENAKLQRSVETAEEGATRLGEEITALRRQLRSTQQALQCAKAVNEELEDLKTLAKNLEEQNRRLLAQARQTEKEQQHLVAEMETLQEENGKLLAERDGVKRRSEELATEKEALKWQLCECERLICQRDAVLSERTHHAEGLAKTLEEYRTTTQELRLEISHLEEKLSQTQEGPDELSEGAQVRRVGWTRLLPPSLGVEIEAIQQKGLLLSQKQEVAAAALSSPLCGVWQWEEVAIETDEEAEFPSKAPTGAQRNFQGEPAHPHGGRQEQSMWLPRSENEEEVEPQTTTPLQPCEEGTVMDPVQQDSLPIPLGDPHPGDIPGSPPESSPAEPELQQALVPVVKELVPVRRPVWGQVHGQLCLPTMYHQPLRVPRHPLIPVPVLGLLLLLLLSILLLGQSPPPTWPHLQLCYLQPPPV; encoded by the exons ATGTTCGAAGCTTGTGACACCCAAAGGACAG GCATTGTGGCTGTGACCCATGTGCTAGCCTACCTGGAGGCTGTGACAGGCCGTGGCCCCCAGGATACACGCCTCCGAACACTGGCCTGCAACCTGGACCCCAATGGGGAGGGTCCTCAGGCCACTGTGGACTTGGACACCTTCCTTGCCGTCATGCGAGACTGGATCGCTGCCTGTCAGTTGGATGG GGGATTAGAGCTGGAAGAGGAGACAGCCTTTGAGGGGGCCCTGACCTCCCAGCAACCGCCATCTG GATGCCCAGAAGCCGAGGAACCAGCCAACTTGGAGAGCTTCGGAGGCGAAGACCCCAGACCTGAGAT aaGAGCCTCATCTCCCCACTGCAGCCACCCCCTACCCCGCCTGGGAAGGTGGAGGGTTGTGGCCTGTGACCAGCCCTTCCCTGACCTCAGGCCCGCCACAGCTGACCTGCTGAGCAGCCTGGAGGACCTGGAGCTCAGCAACCGCAGGCTGGCTGGGGAGAACGCCAAGCTCCAGCGCAGCGTGGAGACAGCTGAAGAGGGGGCCACACGCCTGGGTGAGGAGATCACAGCCCTGCGCAGGCAACTTCGCAG tACCCAGCAGGCTCTGCAGTGTGCCAAGGCTGTGAATGAGGAGCTGGAGGACCTGAAGACTCTGGCCAAGAACCTGGAGGAACAGAATCGCAGGCTCCTGGCCCAGGCCCGGCAGACG GAAAAAGAGCAGCAGCATCTGGTGGCCGAGATGGAGACTCTGCAGGAGGAG aaCGGGAAGCTGCTGGCTGAACGGGATGGAGTCAAAAGGAGGAGTGAGGAGCTGGCCACAGAGAAGGAGGCTTTGAAG TGGCAGCTCTGTGAGTGTGAACGCCTCATTTGCCAACGAGATGCTGTCCTCTCCGAG CGCACTCACCACGCTGAGGGTCTGGCCAAGACGTTGGAGGAGTACAGAacaaccacccag GAACTGAGGCTGGAAATCTCACACCTGGAAGAGAAGCTGAGTCAGACCCAGGAGGGGCCAGACGA GCTATCAGAAGGGGCCCAAGTGAGAAGAGTGGGCTGGACCAGGCTGCTGCCCCCatcgctgggtgtagagattgagGCCATTCAGCAG AAAGGACTTCTCCTCTCCCAGAAACAAGAAGTGGCAGCCGCTGCTCTCTCAAGCCCTCTGTGTGGAGTGTGGCAGTGGGAGGAGGTTGCCATTGAGACGGATGAGGAAGCTGAGTTTCCCTCTAAAGCCCCAACTGGGGCACAG AGAAACTTCCAAGGAGAGCCAGCACACCCTCATGGAGGAAGACAGGAGCAATCAATGTG GTTGCCCAGAAGCGAGAATGAGGAGGAAGTAGAGCCCCAGACCACG ACTCCGCTTCAGCCCTGTGAGGAGGGTACTGTCATGGACCCTGTCCAGCAG GACAGTCTGCCTATCCCTCTGGGGGACCCTCATCCTGGAGACAtcccaggaagccctcctgaGAG CAGCCCTGCTGAACCAGAGCTGCAGCAAGCCCTGGTGCCTGTGGTAAAAGAGCTGGTCCCAGTCAGGAGGCCAGTCTGGGGCCAGGTCCACGGCCAACTCTGCCTGCCCACCATGTACCACCAGCCTCTCAG GGTCCCTCGGCACCCGCTGATTCCGGTACCCGTCCtgggcctgctgctgctgctcctgctctccATCCTGCTGCTGGGCCagtccccgccccccacctggccccacctccagctctgcTACCTCCAGCCTCCTCCAGTGTGA